In the Desulfosporosinus acidiphilus SJ4 genome, CTTCAAACGTAGCCCTTACGGTAAATCCTCAGGAAATCTACCTGAAGGTCCGACAAAATAATGAGGTCTATTATGTTTCTAAGACCTTGTCCGCCAAAGTGTTGGGTGAAGAGTTTGAAGTTTTGGCCGAAATCCCCGGCAAAGATCTCGAGTATGCAGAATATGAACAGTTGATGCCCTTTGTTAAATCGGATAAGAAGGCCTTTTTTGTTACCTTGGGCGATTATGTAACTACTGAAGATGGAACCGGAATAGTTCATACCGCCCCGGCTTTCGGCGAAGATGACTATAATACAGGGCGCAGGTATAATCTGCCGGTGCTTCAACCCGTCAATGAAACCGGAAAATTTGTGACCACACCCTGGGCAGGAAGCTTTGTTATGGATGCCGATTTGGAGATTATCAAGTGGCTGCACGGAGAAGGGAAATTATACAAAAAGGAAAAAGTAGAACACAATTATCCCCATTGTTGGAGATGCCATACTCCGCTGCTGTATTATGCAAAACCAAGCTGGTATATTGAAGTCACTAAATTTAAGGACAAATTAGTTGAAAATAACAACCGTGTGGAATGGTATCCCGATTATGTGGGAGAAAAAAGATTTGGTAACTGGCTGGAAAATGTCAATGATTGGGCGTTGTCCCGCAGCAGATACTGGGGAACACCGCTTAACATCTGGCGATGCGAATGCGGGCATACCACATCGATTGGCTCCCGCCAAGAGTTAAGAGAAAAATCTCTGGAGCCTCTGGATGAATCGGTTGAGTTGCATCGTCCTTTTGTTGACGGTATCCACTTAAAATGCGAAAAGTGCGGTTCAACCATGACACGTGTCACGGATGTAATCGATTGCTGGTTTGACAGCGGTTCGATGCCTTTTGCCCAGCAGCACTATCCTTTTGAAAACAGCGAGACCTTTGACCAGGTCTTCCCGGCTGATTTTATCTGTGAAGGGATTGACCAGACGAGGGGATGGTTTTATTCTTTGCTTGTAATCTCCACCTTTGTAAAAGGAGTTGCCCCCTACAAACGAGTATTAGTCAACGATCTGATCTTAGATAAGGACGGGCATAAAATGTCCAAGTCCAAAGGAAATACTGTTAATCCTTTCGAATTGTTCGATCAATATGGAGCCGATGCTCTGAGATGGTATTTACTTTATGTATCTCCGGCTTGGACTCCAACTAAATTTGATATCGAAGGGCTGAAGGAGGTGCAAAGTAAATTTTTCAGTACCCTCAGAAATGTTTATGCTTTCTTCTCCCTGTATGCCAACACGGATAAGCTTGATCCGCGAACCTTCTTTATTGAACACAAGGATCGCCCCGAGCTTGACCGATGGCTCTTATCGAAATACAACAGTCTCCTTCAAGAAGTTGAATCGGATCTCAATGTCTTTGATCTTACTAAGGCAGTCAGAAAAATCCAGGAGTTTGTCAACGAGGACCTCTCTAACTGGTATATCCGACGTTCACGCCGCCGTTTCTGGAGTACCGAGCTAACCGATGATAAGAAAGCTGTCTATAATACCACCTATGAAATCCTGGTGGGATTGTCTAAACTGGTGGCACCTTTTGCACCTTATATTTCAGAGGAGCTTTATAAACGGCTAACCGATGAACTGTCAGTTCACCTGGCAGATTATCCTGTTATTGAAGCGCAGCTGATAGATGTCGAGCTGGAAACGAGAATGGATTTGGTGAGAAAACTGGTAGGGCTGGGCAGGGCGGCCAGAGAACAAGTGAGAATCAAAGTGCGCCAGCCAATCCAACAGATTTTAATTGACGGCAAATATCAACAGCTGATCGACTACATGCTTCCCTTAATCAAAGAGGAGCTAAATGTTAAAGAAGTTGTGTTTGCTAAGGATTTAAATCAGTATATGAGCTTCAGTCTCAAGCCTAATTTCAAAGTAGCAGGCTCAATTTTCGGTTCGAAGATAAAATCCTTAAGCAAAGTATTAGCTGCCTTAGACGCTTCTGCAGTGGTGCCTAAGTTAGAAGCGGGGGAAACCATCTCCCTTGAGGTCGATGGAGAACTCATAGATCTGGTTAAGGATCATGTAATCACCTCGATTTCTGCCAAAGAAGGCTTCACAATGACTGTGGAGGACAACTTATTCGTAATCCTTGAAACGACGCTTACAAAAGAGCTAATTAATGAAGGTTATGCGAGGGAGTTTGTTTCCAAGGTTCAGCAGATGAGAAAGAACAATGGTTATGAGATGATGGATCGAATCACGATCGTTTACGAGGGTGATGAGGAAATAGCGGAAGCCGTCAAGTTGTTCGAAGACTATATTAAACAGGAAACTTTAGCAAATTCTATCGAGCGAACTCAGGATGCCGGCTTGGAGCAGCAAAACCTTAATGGTCATAAGACAGGCATGAAGCTGGAAAAAGTGTCTAATTGATAAATTGCCTATAAAAATAGGACTCCGTATCGCTTTGTTGAAAAGTGGTACGGAGTTTATTATTTTGGCTCATTATGGATGCCCGCTTAGGATAGAGAATTAGTATCCACCCATTCTTTGGCATTCTGTACAGATTCTTCGCTGGGTATAGGAACATTGGATTGAGGTTTTACACTTTCAATATGTCCCCGCCAGGCTGCCGTATCATGTCTTTCAATAGGATTAGCTGCGAATTTTTCCCTGGATTTATTTTCAGCCATGATAATACCCTCCTTTAATTGCATACTTAGTATTCCCGGTTTTTAATCAATCATTTGTTTCTATTTATAATTTCTTATGAGTTAATCAGGATTGGCAGATCGAATAAAAATAGGAATGGCACCCACTCCCTGAAACAGGATAGGATGCCATTTTAGATAAAGAGTAACGTACTTTTAGATAATTACTGTTTCTGGGATTCGTCTTTCTTTTCAGCAATAAAAGCTTTGATGCTTTCTTTTCGCCGCTCGTTTTTGGCCTCAATATCTTCGCGGTCTTTCGCAGAAAGTTCCTCAGCGTGTTCGTCAAGATAATCCTCTGCCGCATGCAGTTTCGCTAAGGTGTGGTTAATATGTTCCTGCAAATGAACATCGTTATCAGCTCTATTATCAGGTTTAGCCATCATAATTTCCTCCTGTCTCCATCAAGAATCTTCTTTATAATTCACTGATTGGCTTAGTTTTATACAAAAATAATGACTATAAAAAATTAAGGGCGGGATTTATAAGATATTGCTTTTTAGTTACCTTACAGACTATTCTGAATAAGGGAATGGAAATAAATTTATATTGGCAGAATCATTATTTTGGAGTATATTTTATGAACATTAAGCATATTCAAAAATTCATTCATACTTAATTATTTTGGAGGGCATATGATTGAAGATAAAGTGTATTGTCTGGCTAAGATTGAACTTCTTTCAGATCTCTCACCTGCCGAATTAGCCGAGCTTGCTCTGGATTTTCAATGGGAGAGCTTTGAAGCGGGCTCTGAGATTATCAAACAGGGGCAAGAAGAACATTCTTTTTATATACTGATCAAAGGAAAAGCGGATGTCATGATCCGAAGGGAAGGACAACGCAAACGGCGGGTTAGATCTATTGGCTCCGGGGATTCCTTTGGTGAATTCTCCTTGCTTGACGGCAAGCCTGCTGCCACTACGGTTCTCTGTCAAGAAGAATGTCAAGCTCTTGTTATGAATTCTGAAGGTTTTGCGCGAATGCTTTTGCGCTGGCCAAAACTATATCAAAGGTTTATTGGCAGATTGACAAATAATCTGAATGAAGCCAATCTCATCTTATCGGAGACTAAATACAAAGAGATTTTACGTTCAGCTTTGCAGCTTACCCAATATAAAGAGAAATTTTACGGACTTTGGGGGGGAGCGCGAACAACTGCCGAGGTTGAACGAAAACTGGAGGAATTCGCTCAGCCTAAAGGGCACCTCATGCTTTTCGGAGAGCGGGGAACCGGTCGTCAGATGATGGCTTGGTATGTTCATCAACGCCATTCCGGTTCGGAAGCCCCTTTTGTGGTGGTAGAAGGACAACGTTTTGAGCAGCAGTGGATGGACTTAGTTTTGGAGCCGGCCAGTCAAGAAGACTCTCCCAGTGTTCAGAATGCCAACCTATTCGACATCGCTGAGGGAGGAACGTTGTTTATACGGGCGATAAACCTCATATCACCTCATGCACAGCTTAAGCTTGCCCGAGCGATAAAGGCACAAAACAACAAATGTTTTGTTATAGGAAGTTCAAACTTAGAACCTGATTCAGAGAAGATAATTATTCCGGAACTTCAAGAATGCTTTGCTCACACTTATGAGATCCCTCCTCTGAGAAAACACAAACGAGATATTCCTATTTTAGCCCAAGGGTTCTTGGAAAAATTAGCTCAGAAAAGTCAGCGAAATGTTCCCACTCTAAATCAGGAAGCAATTAAGTTATTACTCTCCCATCATTACCAGCAAGGGAATGTTACAGAACTAATTCAAGTTATTGAGAGAGCCTTCTATATTGCGGATCAAGATGTTATTGGCTTAGAACAGATCTTTTTTGGCCCGACGGCAGAACAAAACGGTCATACAATTAACCTTTTAGCCTGGGGAAAGCTGAACAGTCTTATAAAAAAGGGGACCTTTCTAAATTGGATAAGGCGTGCAGCAGCGTTTCTGTTTATAGCTCTCATAGCATTGTTGCTTTTCGCACCTCAAGTTGCGGTTTCTACTAAGATTTTCGTCTTAGTATGGGGGTTGTGGTGGCCGGCGCTTGCTCTTGTTTCTCCTTTTTTAGGGCGTTTGTGGTGCACTGTTTGCCCGTTTTCGACCTTTATGGAGTTCATTCAAAGGAAGGTCCATCTGAACCGTAATCTTCCGGAATTTATCATTAAGTATGATTACCTTCTAGTCAGCTTTTTGTTTTTACTGATTTTTTGGCTTGAAGTGATCAGCGACATGCGCTCTCATCCTGTCTACACGGCAATCTTGCTTATAGCGATCCAACTTTGTGCAATTATTACCGCCGTTCTCTATCCCCGTCATGCTTGGTGTAAACATCTTTGCCCTTTGGGAGGCTTTATTGGAACTGCTTCAATAGGCTCCATGCTAGAGGTGCGAGCCGATGCCGCAGTTTGCTTGAATAAGTGTACAAGCTTTGAATGTTACGTTGGGAGTGAGAAGGCTTCAGGGTGTCCCATGTCCCAGCACTTACCATATTTAGATAATAATTTGGGCTGTAAACTTTGCTTTAATTGCGTTCGAAATTGTCCGAACGGGTCAGTTCAAGTTAATTTAAGACTCGCGGGCCGTGAAGTGTGGCATTTAGTTCGAGTTAATCAGGGATTTGTTGTGTTTATAGGGGTCATGTTGGGAATTTTGATTCCTCTGAATTATTTTGTCACGTTCCCGAAACTCTGGTTTTCTTCTTATTGGAAAGTATGGTTTAGTCTATGTTATTGGGGAGCAGGTTTGTTGGGAGGGGCACTTGCTTGGTTGGTTGCCAAGCCTTTTAAAACAAAAGCGGCTTCACTTCGCGTCAAGCTAATCTTTGCCTTAACTCCGCTTGTTTTGGCCGGGCATATTATGTATCAGGTGTCACTGATCCCAGGCATTCGTTCTCTTTTATTTGGGGTGAGTTATGAAACGCAGTCAGGATTACAGTCTTTTTACCTTCCTGTCACTTTTATCACCCATGGCATTGCTGCCGCCTTTGGTTTAGCCTTAACAGGTATAACCATTGCTCTTGTATTGCTGCATAAGAAAGAAAAGCGAACGGTAACCATTAAAGCTAAATGATTTATCTGTTAATAATTTAGTTAATATTTTAGGGTTTTAACATTTTATGACTTTAATAATATAAGTTATACTTTAATATCTAACATGTTAAGTTTGTAGTTTAAGATTTTTATAATATTAAGCATGAGTTTTGAGATTTAACAGTCGTAAATATGGAATAGATAAGGAAACTGCTCTCTTGATTGAAAATGGAGCTGAGTTAGTCATACAAGAATGATATTTATAGTCTTTTCAGGTAATTTTGGAGTTTAGCTTTAAAATCCTCTGAAGGGATAGTTCCTAAATCCGAAAAATTGGATTTATAAGCTGAATAGTCAAAATTCGGGCCAAACTTTTTGCGAATAAGAGGTTCGTATTTTAGAAGCAGAAGATTATTTAAATTATACTGATGAACTTCGACTGAGGGGCCGATCATGTCACGCGGAACGGATTGGCCCTGTTGAATTTTCTCGATGTAAGCGAGATTGCGCTCGATTAAGTCATCTGCGACAATGCCGGAATGTGCCGAAAGCTTGGTTCTAGCGGGGAAGTTCCTAATGTACTCTAAGGTTTGAACAAAGGCATGGAGATCATAATAATCCAGGTATGGAATAGGAAACTCCACCAGGTCCCCGACAAAAAGCACAGAATCCCTTTGATCAAAACAGAGGGATGAGTCAATTGTGTGACCTGGCGCATAGATAAATTCAATACCTTCATCGGCTAAGGTGAGTTTTTCTTGGAATGTAAGGTTAGGATACTTTAATTCAATTCTCCCGTTATGGAATTTTTTTAGGCGGTTCAACTCAAAGTTTCCGATCTCCAACATGCGGGTCCTTGTGGTTTCATGACCGATGATCAGGGCATCCTCGAAAGCACAATTTCCCCAGATATGATCCCAATCAGAATGAGAATTAAAGACCAAAAGTTCTTTGGGCCTTAACCGATAGGGGAGATAGTCTTTGACTGCATTCATAGATGCGGGACCTAGATGCGTGTCGCATAAAACGTGATAATGATCTCCTTTAATTAGATATACGGAAATTTCGTCATCAAAGGTAAAAATGACACCTCTCTGGCCGATTTCTTGAATTATCATAATGGTCATCTCCCAGCGAAATAATTATTTCTATTATATCGTTTTGCAGTCTTCTAGCCAAAGAGTCGAAATTAAATTCCATGGATCGTTTTCGCTTAACGGTTTAATGCTATGGGGGGAGTCTTCTCGCCGCAAAGAGATAAAAAACGAGGTGCTTAACCATAATATTGGCTAGGCGCCTCGTTTCTATAAAGAGGTATTCTATGTTGGATATTAGGGAACAATTTAATCGAAACTGGGCATTAAACTTTAAATCTAAGAATCTCTTCAGTAAGTTGTTTTGCTACTTTATCCAGAGCTTCTGCGGTTTTAGCAACGTGCTCAACTGCACTTGTAGTTTGCTGCATTGAGGCAGTTACTTCTTCGGAAGCTGCTGCTGTTTCCTCTGAAACAGCTGAGATGTTTTGCAAGACTTCAACAACTTTGGTGCTGTTTTCTGAAGCTTCTTTCATGTGATCTGTGTTTTGTTGAATAATTTCATAGATCGTATCGATGGCTGTAGAAATCTCTGAAAAAGAAGAGTCTACATTTGAGACAGCTGACATTTGGGCTGAAGTTTGATTTTGAACCTCCTGCATAACCCCCACGGTATGCTGGCTTTCCTTTTGAATGTCTACAACAATTTGACGGATACCGTTGGCTGAATCTGCGGACTGTTCGGCAAGTTTACGTATTTCTTCGGCTACGACAGAAAAACCTCGGCCTGCTTCTCCGGCACGTGCGGCTTCAATAGAGGCGTTGAGTGCCAGGAGGTTTGTTTGTTCTGAAATCGCTGTAATCGCTTGGAGTATTGTGCTAATAGCCTGCACCTTATTATTTAGGAGAGAAATAACATGTTCAATTTTATCTATGGCAGTTTTGTTGGCTTCAGAAGTCGATGTGAGCTCTTTAACCGAATCGATGCCTCTTTGGTTAGCTTGAGCAGCTTCTTGGGAAGCTTTTAACATATCATTGCTGCTGGTTTCCAATGATTGAAAATTGGAAGATACTTGTTCTACGAATAAAGATCCCTGTTCAGCCTGAGTTGCTTGATCGGAGGCTCCGCTGGCGATTTGGCTTACGGTTGTGGACACTTCTTCAGCAGAACTGCTCGTTTGTTCCGCTGTGCCGGCTAAATCATGGGCGGATTTACTGACGTGAAGGGAGAGGTTTTGGATGTTTTTCATTAGAGATCCAAGTTCCTCGACCATACTGTTAAGAGTTGACGATAAGACTCCAATTTCATCCTTGGAAGTTAGTTTACAGCGAACCGTAAAATCTCCATTTCCAATTTTTTGAGCATCTTCGACTAACAAATTCAATGCTTTGGTGAAGCGTTTGGCAAATAATATTCCAATAATGATAGCCAGAATAGCTAATAGTAGTGAGGCTAAAGCGGTATGACTGAGAATTTGGGAAGTTGAAGCCTGGATTTCGCTGTAATTCATAACTCCTATAAATTTCCAGCCTGTTTTTTTGAAGGTGTCAAAGCT is a window encoding:
- the ileS gene encoding isoleucine--tRNA ligase, which gives rise to MADFKILSDQPVAQKESEIADFWDEHEILDKSIQNREGKTPFVFYEGPPTANGKPGIHHVIARTLKDSVCRLKSMQGYQVKRKAGWDTHGLPVEIEVEKQLKLTNKQDIEDYGIAAFNQKCRESVFSYEKQWRDMTKRMGYSIDLDHPYVTLDNNYIESVWWILDQFFKQGLIYEGHKILPYCSRCGTGLASHEVAQGYQEIKTNTVYVKFKKKDAEEYFLVWTTTPWTLPSNVALTVNPQEIYLKVRQNNEVYYVSKTLSAKVLGEEFEVLAEIPGKDLEYAEYEQLMPFVKSDKKAFFVTLGDYVTTEDGTGIVHTAPAFGEDDYNTGRRYNLPVLQPVNETGKFVTTPWAGSFVMDADLEIIKWLHGEGKLYKKEKVEHNYPHCWRCHTPLLYYAKPSWYIEVTKFKDKLVENNNRVEWYPDYVGEKRFGNWLENVNDWALSRSRYWGTPLNIWRCECGHTTSIGSRQELREKSLEPLDESVELHRPFVDGIHLKCEKCGSTMTRVTDVIDCWFDSGSMPFAQQHYPFENSETFDQVFPADFICEGIDQTRGWFYSLLVISTFVKGVAPYKRVLVNDLILDKDGHKMSKSKGNTVNPFELFDQYGADALRWYLLYVSPAWTPTKFDIEGLKEVQSKFFSTLRNVYAFFSLYANTDKLDPRTFFIEHKDRPELDRWLLSKYNSLLQEVESDLNVFDLTKAVRKIQEFVNEDLSNWYIRRSRRRFWSTELTDDKKAVYNTTYEILVGLSKLVAPFAPYISEELYKRLTDELSVHLADYPVIEAQLIDVELETRMDLVRKLVGLGRAAREQVRIKVRQPIQQILIDGKYQQLIDYMLPLIKEELNVKEVVFAKDLNQYMSFSLKPNFKVAGSIFGSKIKSLSKVLAALDASAVVPKLEAGETISLEVDGELIDLVKDHVITSISAKEGFTMTVEDNLFVILETTLTKELINEGYAREFVSKVQQMRKNNGYEMMDRITIVYEGDEEIAEAVKLFEDYIKQETLANSIERTQDAGLEQQNLNGHKTGMKLEKVSN
- a CDS encoding CDIF630_02480 family spore surface protein, producing the protein MAENKSREKFAANPIERHDTAAWRGHIESVKPQSNVPIPSEESVQNAKEWVDTNSLS
- the tlp gene encoding small acid-soluble spore protein Tlp, with the protein product MMAKPDNRADNDVHLQEHINHTLAKLHAAEDYLDEHAEELSAKDREDIEAKNERRKESIKAFIAEKKDESQKQ
- a CDS encoding cyclic nucleotide-binding domain-containing protein, with product MIEDKVYCLAKIELLSDLSPAELAELALDFQWESFEAGSEIIKQGQEEHSFYILIKGKADVMIRREGQRKRRVRSIGSGDSFGEFSLLDGKPAATTVLCQEECQALVMNSEGFARMLLRWPKLYQRFIGRLTNNLNEANLILSETKYKEILRSALQLTQYKEKFYGLWGGARTTAEVERKLEEFAQPKGHLMLFGERGTGRQMMAWYVHQRHSGSEAPFVVVEGQRFEQQWMDLVLEPASQEDSPSVQNANLFDIAEGGTLFIRAINLISPHAQLKLARAIKAQNNKCFVIGSSNLEPDSEKIIIPELQECFAHTYEIPPLRKHKRDIPILAQGFLEKLAQKSQRNVPTLNQEAIKLLLSHHYQQGNVTELIQVIERAFYIADQDVIGLEQIFFGPTAEQNGHTINLLAWGKLNSLIKKGTFLNWIRRAAAFLFIALIALLLFAPQVAVSTKIFVLVWGLWWPALALVSPFLGRLWCTVCPFSTFMEFIQRKVHLNRNLPEFIIKYDYLLVSFLFLLIFWLEVISDMRSHPVYTAILLIAIQLCAIITAVLYPRHAWCKHLCPLGGFIGTASIGSMLEVRADAAVCLNKCTSFECYVGSEKASGCPMSQHLPYLDNNLGCKLCFNCVRNCPNGSVQVNLRLAGREVWHLVRVNQGFVVFIGVMLGILIPLNYFVTFPKLWFSSYWKVWFSLCYWGAGLLGGALAWLVAKPFKTKAASLRVKLIFALTPLVLAGHIMYQVSLIPGIRSLLFGVSYETQSGLQSFYLPVTFITHGIAAAFGLALTGITIALVLLHKKEKRTVTIKAK
- a CDS encoding MBL fold metallo-hydrolase, encoding MIIQEIGQRGVIFTFDDEISVYLIKGDHYHVLCDTHLGPASMNAVKDYLPYRLRPKELLVFNSHSDWDHIWGNCAFEDALIIGHETTRTRMLEIGNFELNRLKKFHNGRIELKYPNLTFQEKLTLADEGIEFIYAPGHTIDSSLCFDQRDSVLFVGDLVEFPIPYLDYYDLHAFVQTLEYIRNFPARTKLSAHSGIVADDLIERNLAYIEKIQQGQSVPRDMIGPSVEVHQYNLNNLLLLKYEPLIRKKFGPNFDYSAYKSNFSDLGTIPSEDFKAKLQNYLKRL
- a CDS encoding methyl-accepting chemotaxis protein — encoded protein: MKGSMQRKLVGLILALSLLPTSILGFYSYENANSVLTSELKTSTSQSVTKVEETTNMFMRSIEQDVNRLSNDPSVIALASGNSSETQALDVFKKYKQFNVDALNVYFGSADKRMFLYPPTQLPSGYDPTTRPWYTEAAKTKETVWTDPYVDVGTHQLIVTVAKSVYDPQTNSLLGVMSIDISLNSLTQIISQMKIGQQGYIILLDKTNKIMVDPDKTQLGKDVSIPELKKGLENQTSGVIDFTTNNIRHFGSFDTFKKTGWKFIGVMNYSEIQASTSQILSHTALASLLLAILAIIIGILFAKRFTKALNLLVEDAQKIGNGDFTVRCKLTSKDEIGVLSSTLNSMVEELGSLMKNIQNLSLHVSKSAHDLAGTAEQTSSSAEEVSTTVSQIASGASDQATQAEQGSLFVEQVSSNFQSLETSSNDMLKASQEAAQANQRGIDSVKELTSTSEANKTAIDKIEHVISLLNNKVQAISTILQAITAISEQTNLLALNASIEAARAGEAGRGFSVVAEEIRKLAEQSADSANGIRQIVVDIQKESQHTVGVMQEVQNQTSAQMSAVSNVDSSFSEISTAIDTIYEIIQQNTDHMKEASENSTKVVEVLQNISAVSEETAAASEEVTASMQQTTSAVEHVAKTAEALDKVAKQLTEEILRFKV